The Streptococcus oralis genome segment CCAAGTGATAAGCTGCCTTGACCTTGTCCTGAGCTTCTGGAACACCTGAAAGGGCACGACCATAGGCACCTGACAGGACACGAATCTCGTCTGTGAGATAGCTTGTTGAGAGATTCACCACACCCAAAATCAAGGTTGCTTTGAGTAGAGGCCACGCTTCTTCACTATAGAATTGGTCTGCTGCTTGCCAGAAACGTTCTTCATCTACGATGACCTTGTCTGGAGTTTGTCCAAGAACTGCTTGGAAGAAATCATCCAAAGGTAGGGCAGGGGCAAATTTCTTGAAATCTTCATAAGCATATGGATGGTAGAGTTTGGCATATTCTGAACTTTCTTCGTTAGAAAGCACCACAGCTGCAATGCGACGGTCCAATTCTAATCGTTTCTCTAGTAAGTCTGCGATTTCCTCATCTGAAAAATCATAGGCTTTGAGAAGATTCGTAGTACTTTCCTTCCAAAGAGTCAAGAGCTCCTCACGCTGAGGATGGTCTTCAGCGTAGTAAGTTGTATCTGGCAAGATAGTTCCTGGTGCACTGGCCCAAAGAACATTGATTCTGGCATCCATAAAGTCTGGTGATACACCAAATGGAAGGAAGTTCGGCTTCCCTGCTAGTTCAAACTCTGCCAGTTTACTGGTAAAATCTGCAAAACTCTCCAAGTCTTGGTATTCCTTGAGCATTGGCAAAACAGGCTTGATCCCATCTGCTTCTCTCTTGTCAAAATCACGCACCATACGATGGTACTTAACAAAGTTGGCGAGGATAGCATCCTCTGGAACCTCTTCACCCGCCAACCACTTGTCCGTAGTCGCCAGCATCAACTCTTCAATTTCCTCGTCAAGGTCAATAAAACCACCTGTTCGTGATTTATCAGCTGGAATCACAGCTGTTTTTTCCCATTCGCCATTAATAGCGTCATAAAAATCATCTTGATAACGTGTCATCTTGTTCTCGCTTTCATATTTTCACTTATTCCTAGCTTAGCAAAAAAATCTAGGGAATGCAATCAAAAATAAATTTCTTATATCTTTCATTTTATTGTTATTTTATTAAATTTTTTAAAAATTAACTTGACTTAATTTTTTTTTTAATGTATATTAAATACGGGAGGGAGGAATTTGTTATGATACGTATTGAACACCTCAGCGTCTCCTACAAAGAAACGCTGGCACTAAAGGATATTTCACTAGTGCTCCACGGACCAACTATTACCGGAATTATTGGTCCAAATGGTGCTGGAAAATCAACTTTATTAAAAGGTATGTTGGGAATTATCCCACATGAAGGTCAGGCCTTTCTCGACGACAAAGAAGTCAAGAAATCTTTAAATCGAGTTGCCTATGTCGAGCAAAAAATCCATATCGACTACAATTTCCCTATCAAGGTCAAGGAATGTGTCTCTCTAGGACTCTATCCATCCATACCGCTCTTTCACACCTTAAAAGCTAGCCACTGGAAAAAAGTGGCAGATGCACTTGAAATCGTTGGACTCTCAGACTATGCTGATCGCCAAATCAGCCAGCTCTCAGGAGGACAATTCCAACGTGTTTTGATTGCCCGTTGCTTAGTGCAGGAAGCTGACTACATCTTTTTAGATGAGCCTTTTGCCGGGATTGACTCGATCAGTGAAGAGATTATCATGAATACGCTGAGAGACCTTAAAAAAGCTGGTAAAACAGTTCTCATCGTCCATCATGACCTCAGTAAAGTCCCCCATTATTTCGACCAAGTTTTGCTTCTCAATCGAGAATTAATAGACCTTGGTCCGACCGAAGAAACCTTTACCGAGGCCAATCTCAAAAAGGCCTACGGTAGCAAACTCTTTTTCAATGGAGGTGACCTATGATAGCAGAATTTATCGATGGATTGCAAAATTTCCATTTCCTACAAAACGCCTTGATCACAGCTATTGTCATCGGAGTCGTTGCTGGAGCCGTGGGATGTTTTATCATCCTACGCGGAATGTCTCTCATGGGGGATGCCATCTCTCACGCAGTTTTGCCTGGCGTAGCCCTTTCCTTTATCCTGGGAATTGATTTCTTTATTGGAGCGATCATCTTTGGTTTGATGGCTTCCATCATCATTACCTACATCAAGGGAAACTCTATCATCAAGAGTGACACTGCCATTGGTATTACCTTTTCATCTTTCTTAGCCTTAGGTGTCATCTTGATTAGTGTTGCCAAGAGTTCGACAGACCTCTTCCATATCCTTTTTGGGAATATCCTCGCTGTCCAAGATACAGACATGTGGATTACCATTGGTATGGGGGCATTGATTCTCTTGATTATCGGGATTTTCTTTAAACAACTATTGATTACATCCTTTGACGAGCTTCTGGCTAAAGCCATGGGAATGCCCGTTAATTTCTACCACTATCTGCTCATGGTGCTCTTGACCCTTGTGTCAGTCACTGCCATGCAAAGTGTTGGAACCATTCTTATCGTGGCCATGTTGATCACCCCAGCTGCGACGGCTTACCTTTATGCTAATAGCCTAAAGAGCATGATTTTTCTTTCATCAGGCCTAGGAGCTCTGGCTTCTGTTGTAGGGCTCTTTATCGGCTATAGTTTCAATCTCGCAGCAGGATCCAGCATCGTGCTCACATCCGCCAGCTTCTTTCTAATCAGTTTCTTTATCTCTCCTAAGCAACGATACTTGAAACTGAAAAACAAAAAAATCATTAAATAACGGGGAAACCCTTCTGGAGGAATCTAATGAAAAAATTAGGTACTTTGCTTGTTCTTTTTCTTTCTATCATTGGATTAGCTGCCTGTGCTAGCGGGAAAAAAGATACAGCATCTACAAACCAAAAACTAAAGGTTGTAGCGACTAACTCAATCATCGCTGATATTACCAAAAATATCGCTGGTGACAAGATTGATCTTCACAGTATCGTTCCTGTTGGTCAAGACCCACACGAATACGAACCACTTCCTGAAGACGTTAAGAAAACTTCTCAAGCTGATTTGATTTTCTATAACGGAATCAATCTTGAAACTGGTGGCAATGCTTGGTTTACCAAATTGGTCGAAAATGCCAAGAAAACTGAAAACAAAGACTACTTTGCAGTTAGCGACGGTGTAGACATCATCTACCTTGAAGGCCAAAACGAGAAAGGCAAAGAAGACCCACACGCTTGGCTCAACCTTGAAAATGGGATGATTTATGCTAAAAATATCGCTAAACAGCTAATCGCTAAGGATCCTAGCAACAAGGAATTCTACGAAAAAAATCTCAAAGACTATACTGAAAAACTAGACAAACTGGACAAGGAAGCCAAAGAGAAATTTAACAATATCCCTGCTGAGAAGAAACTTATCGTAACCAGCGAAGGATGCTTCAAATACTTCTCTAAAGCCTACGGTGTCCCAAGTGCCTACATCTGGGAAATCAACACGGAAGAAGAAGGTACGCCTGAACAAATCAAGACCTTGGTTGAAAAACTTCGCCAAACAAAAGTTCCATCTCTCTTTGTTGAGTCAAGTGTCGATGACCGTCCAATGAAGACTGTTTCACAAGACACAAATATCCCAATCTACGCACAAATCTTTACTGACTCAATCGCTGAAGAAGGTAAAGAAGGCGACAGCTACTACAACATGATGAAATACAACCTTGACAAGATTGCTGAAGGTTTGTCAAAATAATCCATTAAAAAACGTCGTTCTCACATGAACAGGCGTTTTTTTGTTTTCACTTTCCGGTCAAATCATTGGAAAAATCTGACAATTCTCGGTAAAATGAAAGAAAAAAGAATGGAGTAGTTCATGACCACTTTTCTCGGAAATCCTGTAACTTTTACAGGTAAACAACTGCAAGTCGGAGACAAGGCACTTGACTTTTCTCTTACGACAACCGATCTCTCTAAAAAAACGCTAGCTGACTTTGATGGAAAGAAAAAAGTCTTGAGTGTTGTCCCTTCTATCGATACTGGTATCTGCTCAACGCAAACACGTCGATTCAACCAAGAACTAGCTAACCTCGACAATACCGTCGTTCTTACTGTTTCTATGGACCTACCATTTGCCCAAGGACGCTGGTGCGGGGCTGAAGGCCTTGACAATGCCATCATGCTTTCAGACTACTTTGACCATTCTTTCGGGCGCGATTATGCCCTCTTGATCAACGAATGGCATCTCCTTGCACGCGCCGTCTTTGTTCTCGATGCTAACAATGTCATCCGTTATGTAGAATACGTTGACAACATCAACACGGAACCAGACTTTGAAGCTGCCATTGCTGCAGTTAAAGAACTGGACTAAAATCAAAGCCATTATGGCAGAAGGCTAGAGAAATCTAGCTTTTTTTGATATACTAGATGGAGAGAAAAGACAAGAGGAAACGAATGACGCCAAATAAAGAAGACTACCTAAAATGTATTTATGAAATCGGTACGGAAATGCAAAAAATCACCAATAAAGAAATTGCTGCCCGTATGCAGGTCTCTCCACCTGCCGTAACAGAGATGATCAAACGCATGAAAAGTGAAAATCTCATCCTCAAGGATAAGGAGAACGGCTATCTATTGACAGATATTGGCCTCAAACTGGTCTCTGAGCTCTATCGTAAACACCGTTTGATTGAAGTCTTTCTAGTTCACCATCTAGACTATACCAGCGATCAAATCCACGAAGAAGCTGAGGTCCTAGAGCACACTGTCTCTGACCTCTTTGTGGAGAGATTGGATAAACTGCTTGGCTTCCCTCAAACCTGTCCCCACGGTGGAACTATTCCTGCTAAAGGAGAACTCTTGGTTGAGATCAACAACCTACCTCTAGCAGATACTAAAGAGGCTGGAACCTATCTCCTGACTCGGGTTCATGATAGCTTTGATCTACTCAAATACTTAGAAAAGCATGACATTCATATCGGTGACCAACTCCAAGTCAAACAGTTTGATAATTTTTCCAATACTTTTACACTGGTCAACAAAGGTGAAGACCTCCAAGTTAGCATCGATATCGCCAAACAACTCTATGTCGAAAAAATCAACTAACCCCTTATTCCTGAAAGAAACTTCTTTCAGGGATTTTTTATTATTTTAGTTGTAAGTCCCATTCTTTTGGTGTAGAATAAAGTTAGAGAAAAGAGGGAGGTCATCTTATGAAAAAGCTCTTTAGAATCCATTTTGCAACCATTGCACTCAGTGATTTGCTACTATTAGCAATTTTTATCTCCAAAACCGATCCCTCTGTAGAGTGGATGCTACTCTCTGGCTTTATTTTCATCCTTGCTCAGGGACTACTGCTATTTCGCTTAGTCAACCGACTCAAACATCATTTCGTTGAGATTTATCCTCAGATTAACAAAAAAATTCGCCTCTATTATTTAGGGGTGCTCATCAGCGATTTTCTATTATTTGTCCTTTTAACCTTCGCTAGTTCTCAGCGATTTTCCTCTCTTATGCCAATCGTCACTGCTTGTCATTCTACTTTTTATTATCTGACGGCTAACTACCTAAGAGAAAACTATCCAGACTTTTACGACAAACACATTTCTTTATGCGATTGTTTCTAAACAAAAACCAAGCCAGCTGGGCTTGGTTTTCTTATCTATTTTTTGTATCAAGGATAATGGTGACTGGTCCGTCATTGACCAGCTCAACCTGCATATCCGCTCCAAAGATGCCTGTCTGAACGGGCACTTCTTGTGCTAGCTTTTGATTGAAATGCTCATAAAAGGCGACTGCCATATCTGGCTTGGCTGCACCTGTAAAGGCGGGACGATTGCCCTTCTTAGTGTCCGCAAAGAGGGTAAACTGAGAAATAGAAAGAATTGCGCCCTCAATATCCTTAACAGACAGGTTCATCTTGCCTTCCGCGTCTGAAAAAATCCGCATGTTGACGAGCTTTCTCACAGCATAGTCCAAATCTTCCTCTTGGTCCTCTGGGCCAACACCAACCAGTAATAAGAGTCCCTGATTGATTTTTCCCTGAACCTGACCTTCAATACTCACTTGAGCTTTCTTAACTCGTTGAATGATGATTTTCATAAAAATCCTTTCTAGATCTTAGCCATTGGTTCGTTTGACAGAGTAGACTTCTGGCACACTTTTAATCTTATCAACTACTGTCGTTAGAGTTGAGAGGTTTGAGATGCCAAAGGAGACATGGATATTGGCAAATTTCATATCCTTAGTTGGTTGGGCATTAACGGTTGAGATATTCTTGGTCGTGTTGGAAAGAACTTGTAGAACATCATTTAAGAGACCTGTACGGTTGAGGCCGTAGATATCGATGTGGGCAATATATTCCTTGCTTGAGTATTGATCTTCCCATTCCACATCAAGGAGACGTTGTTCGTAGTTTTCTTGGGCGCGAAGGTTCATACAGTCCACACGGTGAATGGCCACACCACGACCCTTGGTAATATAGCCAACAATGTCATCACCAGGAACGGGATTGCAACACTTAGCAATCCGTACTAGGAGACCTGAAGCACCTTCAATCACCACACCGCCCTCATGCTTGACCTTGAGCTTCTCCTTATTCTCAACCTTAACCTCACCACCCTTAACTAACTCATCAGCCTCTGCCCTAGCTTTGGCACGTTCCTCCTCACGGCGTTCCTTTTCAGTCAGACGGTTAAAGACGGTAATAGCACTGATTTCTCCAAAACCAATAGCAGCAAAGAGGGAGTCTTCTGTCTTGTAGCTGGTCTTTTGAAGGACTTGGTCCATGTGCCGCTTGTCCATATACTTATTAGCCACATAGCCATTCTCTTGGAGCTGATTAATCAGCAGTTCGCGTCCCTTATTAACAGACAATTCCTTGTCTTGGTTTTTAAAGAACTGACGAATCTTGTTGCGTGCCTTGCTGGTCTTAACCATGTTGAGCCAGTCACGACTCGGGCCAAAAGAGTTGGGGTTGGTGATAATTTCAACCTGATCCCCTGTCTTGAGCTTGGTTGTCAGAGGAACCATACGGCCATTGACCTTAGCACCAGTTGCTTTTTCACCGACTTTGGTATGGATTTCATAGGCAAAATCAATCGGGCCTGAATCTTTTGGAAGGGAGCGAACTGCACCATCTGGAGTAAAGACGTAAATCTCCTCCGCCAGATACTCTTCCTTAACAGAGTCCACAAATTCCTTGGCATCATCAGCCTGATCCTGGAGCTCCATCATCTCCTTGATCCAGTTCATCCCAATAGCAGATTCCTTGCTGTTGACCTGCCCTTTAATGCCTTTCTTATAAGCCCAGTGAGCCGCAACCCCGTACTCAGCCACTTCGTGCATTTCCTTGGTACGAATCTGGAATTCAATCGGTCCTTTTGGTCCATAGACAGTCGTATGGATAGACTGGTAACCATTGGCCTTACGGTTTG includes the following:
- a CDS encoding metal ABC transporter ATP-binding protein, producing the protein MIRIEHLSVSYKETLALKDISLVLHGPTITGIIGPNGAGKSTLLKGMLGIIPHEGQAFLDDKEVKKSLNRVAYVEQKIHIDYNFPIKVKECVSLGLYPSIPLFHTLKASHWKKVADALEIVGLSDYADRQISQLSGGQFQRVLIARCLVQEADYIFLDEPFAGIDSISEEIIMNTLRDLKKAGKTVLIVHHDLSKVPHYFDQVLLLNRELIDLGPTEETFTEANLKKAYGSKLFFNGGDL
- a CDS encoding metal ABC transporter permease, with the translated sequence MIAEFIDGLQNFHFLQNALITAIVIGVVAGAVGCFIILRGMSLMGDAISHAVLPGVALSFILGIDFFIGAIIFGLMASIIITYIKGNSIIKSDTAIGITFSSFLALGVILISVAKSSTDLFHILFGNILAVQDTDMWITIGMGALILLIIGIFFKQLLITSFDELLAKAMGMPVNFYHYLLMVLLTLVSVTAMQSVGTILIVAMLITPAATAYLYANSLKSMIFLSSGLGALASVVGLFIGYSFNLAAGSSIVLTSASFFLISFFISPKQRYLKLKNKKIIK
- a CDS encoding metal ABC transporter substrate-binding protein, with amino-acid sequence MKKLGTLLVLFLSIIGLAACASGKKDTASTNQKLKVVATNSIIADITKNIAGDKIDLHSIVPVGQDPHEYEPLPEDVKKTSQADLIFYNGINLETGGNAWFTKLVENAKKTENKDYFAVSDGVDIIYLEGQNEKGKEDPHAWLNLENGMIYAKNIAKQLIAKDPSNKEFYEKNLKDYTEKLDKLDKEAKEKFNNIPAEKKLIVTSEGCFKYFSKAYGVPSAYIWEINTEEEGTPEQIKTLVEKLRQTKVPSLFVESSVDDRPMKTVSQDTNIPIYAQIFTDSIAEEGKEGDSYYNMMKYNLDKIAEGLSK
- the tpx gene encoding thiol peroxidase; translation: MTTFLGNPVTFTGKQLQVGDKALDFSLTTTDLSKKTLADFDGKKKVLSVVPSIDTGICSTQTRRFNQELANLDNTVVLTVSMDLPFAQGRWCGAEGLDNAIMLSDYFDHSFGRDYALLINEWHLLARAVFVLDANNVIRYVEYVDNINTEPDFEAAIAAVKELD
- a CDS encoding metal-dependent transcriptional regulator yields the protein MTPNKEDYLKCIYEIGTEMQKITNKEIAARMQVSPPAVTEMIKRMKSENLILKDKENGYLLTDIGLKLVSELYRKHRLIEVFLVHHLDYTSDQIHEEAEVLEHTVSDLFVERLDKLLGFPQTCPHGGTIPAKGELLVEINNLPLADTKEAGTYLLTRVHDSFDLLKYLEKHDIHIGDQLQVKQFDNFSNTFTLVNKGEDLQVSIDIAKQLYVEKIN
- the dtd gene encoding D-aminoacyl-tRNA deacylase; the encoded protein is MKIIIQRVKKAQVSIEGQVQGKINQGLLLLVGVGPEDQEEDLDYAVRKLVNMRIFSDAEGKMNLSVKDIEGAILSISQFTLFADTKKGNRPAFTGAAKPDMAVAFYEHFNQKLAQEVPVQTGIFGADMQVELVNDGPVTIILDTKNR
- a CDS encoding RelA/SpoT family protein — encoded protein: MPKEVNLTGDQVVALTKEYLTKEDVAFVQKALIYAVDCHSGQFRKSGEPYIIHPIQVAGILAKLKLDAVTVACGFLHDVVEDTDATLDDLEREFGHDVRIIVDGVTKLGKVEYKSFEEQLAENHRKMLMAMSEDIRVILVKLSDRLHNMRTLKHLRKDKQERISRETMEIYAPLAHRLGISSVKWELEDLSFRYLNPTEFYKITHMMKEKRREREALVDEVVTKLEDYTSERNLKGKIYGRPKHIYSIYRKMQDKKKRFEEIYDLIAIRCILDTQSDVYAMLGYVHELWKPMPGRFKDYIANRKANGYQSIHTTVYGPKGPIEFQIRTKEMHEVAEYGVAAHWAYKKGIKGQVNSKESAIGMNWIKEMMELQDQADDAKEFVDSVKEEYLAEEIYVFTPDGAVRSLPKDSGPIDFAYEIHTKVGEKATGAKVNGRMVPLTTKLKTGDQVEIITNPNSFGPSRDWLNMVKTSKARNKIRQFFKNQDKELSVNKGRELLINQLQENGYVANKYMDKRHMDQVLQKTSYKTEDSLFAAIGFGEISAITVFNRLTEKERREEERAKARAEADELVKGGEVKVENKEKLKVKHEGGVVIEGASGLLVRIAKCCNPVPGDDIVGYITKGRGVAIHRVDCMNLRAQENYEQRLLDVEWEDQYSSKEYIAHIDIYGLNRTGLLNDVLQVLSNTTKNISTVNAQPTKDMKFANIHVSFGISNLSTLTTVVDKIKSVPEVYSVKRTNG